A stretch of Candidatus Delongbacteria bacterium DNA encodes these proteins:
- a CDS encoding baseplate J/gp47 family protein, translating to MKTFDEVLADLLQAVVTKTPFTNLNVGAGLRGILEAVASGIAGLYQLIRTVSSALFIQTAEGTWLDLKVREVGIRRLSAKKARVRLTFGRSAPATQDTLIPAGTIVRSRKDVSGRSLRFVTDEAFTLATGQTSVVVTATAEEAGSIGNVGPGTISLIVTTVSGIETVINQDVGALSYLVEEGADPESDRALRERAILKWDTLGVGGTRGAYQAWALSVPGVKAAMVLDDAPYGPGTVGLVVLGTDGVPTPQLLSDVATYVRPRQPLTAQLTVTGAVVAKVPLSLTLWRFATADEATVDAAVRQALQTYSDSLQLGEGLIRARLVAAVMAVDGVYNVIVDSPEADLPATPIEYLDIDAAVATLVHRVKGRSYQDRRQAPEGEAEPATPAIDKTEWSF from the coding sequence ATGAAGACCTTCGACGAAGTGTTGGCGGACCTCTTGCAGGCCGTCGTGACCAAGACCCCCTTCACAAACCTCAACGTGGGCGCCGGCCTGCGCGGCATCCTGGAAGCGGTGGCATCCGGCATCGCGGGCCTCTACCAGCTCATCCGGACAGTCTCCAGCGCCCTCTTCATCCAGACGGCCGAGGGCACATGGCTGGACCTGAAAGTGCGCGAGGTGGGCATTCGGCGCCTCTCTGCCAAGAAGGCCCGCGTGCGCCTCACGTTCGGCCGCAGCGCCCCGGCCACCCAGGACACGCTCATCCCCGCCGGCACCATCGTGCGCAGCCGCAAGGACGTGAGCGGCCGCAGCCTGCGCTTCGTGACGGACGAAGCATTCACCCTGGCCACGGGCCAGACAAGTGTGGTGGTGACGGCCACGGCCGAGGAGGCTGGCTCCATCGGCAACGTGGGCCCGGGGACCATCAGCCTCATCGTGACGACGGTCTCGGGCATTGAGACGGTGATCAACCAGGACGTGGGCGCGCTCTCCTACCTGGTGGAGGAGGGCGCGGACCCTGAGTCCGACCGGGCCTTGCGCGAGCGCGCCATCCTCAAGTGGGACACCCTGGGCGTCGGCGGCACGCGCGGCGCCTACCAAGCCTGGGCCCTTTCCGTGCCCGGCGTGAAGGCCGCCATGGTGCTGGACGATGCGCCCTACGGCCCGGGAACCGTGGGCCTCGTCGTCCTGGGCACGGACGGCGTGCCCACGCCCCAGCTTCTCTCTGACGTGGCCACCTATGTGCGCCCTCGGCAGCCCCTCACTGCCCAATTGACGGTGACAGGCGCCGTGGTGGCAAAGGTTCCGCTCTCTCTCACCCTCTGGCGCTTCGCCACGGCAGACGAGGCGACCGTGGATGCGGCTGTGCGCCAGGCCCTGCAAACCTACTCGGACAGTCTGCAGCTGGGCGAGGGCCTCATTCGCGCACGCCTCGTGGCAGCAGTCATGGCCGTGGACGGCGTCTACAACGTGATAGTGGACTCGCCTGAAGCCGACCTGCCTGCCACGCCCATCGAGTACCTGGACATCGATGCCGCGGTGGCCACGCTGGTCCACCGGGTGAAGGGTCGCAGCTACCAGGACCGCCGGCAAGCACCCGAGGGCGAGGCCGAACCGGCGACCCCGGCCATCGACAAGACCGAGTGGAGCTTCTGA